A region from the Candidatus Thiothrix putei genome encodes:
- a CDS encoding DedA family protein translates to MLEHYLTLAKPWLDQYGYFAVFGGVFVEGFGLPAPGETLIIAAALLAERGEMQLPVLLLTAWLAAVLGDNLGYAIGRWGGRSLLLKVGVKPTHLAHVERFFTRYGGGMVVTARFFEILRQINGIVAGSMGMPWWRFFTYNALGAALWVGFWGGGIFLLGKHFVQVKHVLHSVEPYVVGLVLIALAALVWYLFIGKYSREKTL, encoded by the coding sequence ATGTTGGAACACTACCTCACCCTCGCCAAACCTTGGCTCGACCAGTACGGTTACTTCGCCGTGTTCGGCGGGGTGTTCGTGGAAGGCTTCGGCCTCCCCGCACCCGGCGAAACCCTGATCATTGCTGCGGCATTGTTGGCGGAGCGCGGGGAAATGCAGCTTCCCGTCCTGCTGTTGACGGCGTGGCTGGCGGCAGTGTTGGGCGACAACCTTGGTTATGCCATCGGGCGCTGGGGCGGGCGTTCCCTGTTGCTGAAGGTTGGGGTCAAGCCTACCCATCTGGCGCATGTAGAACGGTTTTTCACCCGTTACGGCGGCGGCATGGTGGTCACGGCGCGGTTTTTTGAAATCCTGCGCCAGATCAACGGTATAGTCGCGGGAAGCATGGGGATGCCCTGGTGGCGTTTCTTTACCTATAACGCGCTGGGGGCGGCCTTGTGGGTCGGCTTCTGGGGCGGCGGCATCTTCTTGCTGGGCAAGCATTTTGTGCAGGTGAAACACGTGTTGCACAGTGTCGAGCCTTACGTGGTTGGCCTGGTGTTAATAGCACTGGCTGCTTTGGTCTGGTACTTATTTATTGGCAAATATTCACGGGAGAAAACGTTATGA
- a CDS encoding phosphatidylglycerol lysyltransferase domain-containing protein: MKTLLHKLLHALLHGAGHLGTQMLAYLTFVAGVLLLVSAAFPALAGRLEVLAAWMPLLLREGFHLSSVVVGVLLLGLARGISAGMRAAYPATQVVLWLGIGLSLLKGLALEEALLLLAVSGLLWVNRAAFRRRGYPLTSRRSLRWLAAGLLALAVAAMLGEALYGSQAFTVRLGTFAHDADAARYARALVVMLLTFLAWLRWTWFSMPLPEGMVLPDAALLARARQFYERVGNTGYSYLSFLGDKYLFFSEGNTALLQYGEKRNHLIVMGDPAAADASGVVAGINAFRRMAEDYNRVAVFYQVDEANLHHYLNAGFALLKLGEKARVTLQDFTLVGKKAQKYRTALNHGTRDGLRFEVVQQPLPEGLWDKLAAVSAAWMEEKQAAEKGFSLGRFERGFLEQCAGFALVWQGERLVAFASVTPDFAEHSEYRIDLMRHLADAPGGTMDFLFVSLMQHAAAAGYAWFDLGVAPLAGVGESAWSRREERLIRLVYQYGNHFYNFKGLRDYKNKFNPQWRSLYLAYPRRASLASILLDVAALVAGGYRQVLMK; encoded by the coding sequence ATGAAAACCCTGCTGCATAAATTGTTACATGCCTTGTTGCACGGGGCTGGGCATCTGGGAACCCAGATGCTGGCCTACCTGACCTTTGTCGCCGGGGTGTTGCTGCTGGTGTCGGCGGCATTCCCGGCGCTGGCGGGGCGGCTGGAGGTGTTGGCGGCGTGGATGCCGTTGTTGCTGCGGGAAGGTTTTCACCTGTCCAGCGTGGTGGTGGGGGTGTTGCTGCTGGGGCTGGCGCGGGGGATCAGCGCCGGGATGCGGGCGGCTTATCCGGCTACCCAAGTGGTGTTGTGGCTGGGGATAGGCTTGAGCTTGCTGAAAGGGCTGGCGCTAGAGGAAGCCTTGCTGTTGCTGGCGGTGTCGGGGTTGTTGTGGGTCAATCGGGCGGCGTTCCGGCGGCGCGGTTATCCGCTTACCAGCCGCCGTAGCCTGCGCTGGCTGGCGGCAGGGTTGCTGGCGCTGGCAGTGGCGGCAATGCTGGGGGAAGCCCTGTACGGCTCGCAGGCGTTTACCGTGCGGCTGGGGACGTTTGCCCACGATGCCGACGCGGCCCGTTATGCGCGGGCGCTGGTGGTGATGTTGCTGACCTTTTTGGCGTGGCTGAGGTGGACGTGGTTTTCCATGCCCCTGCCGGAGGGGATGGTGTTGCCGGATGCGGCACTGCTGGCACGGGCGCGGCAGTTTTATGAGCGTGTTGGCAATACCGGCTATTCCTACCTGAGCTTTTTGGGCGACAAGTACCTGTTTTTTAGCGAGGGGAACACCGCGCTGCTCCAGTACGGGGAAAAGCGCAACCACCTGATCGTGATGGGCGACCCGGCGGCGGCAGACGCCAGCGGGGTAGTGGCGGGGATCAATGCCTTCCGGCGCATGGCGGAGGATTACAACCGGGTGGCGGTGTTCTATCAGGTGGATGAGGCCAATTTGCACCACTACCTGAATGCCGGTTTCGCGCTGTTGAAACTGGGGGAAAAGGCGCGGGTGACGTTGCAGGATTTCACCTTGGTCGGCAAGAAGGCGCAGAAATACCGCACAGCCTTGAACCACGGTACTCGTGACGGCTTGCGTTTTGAGGTGGTGCAACAGCCCTTGCCGGAGGGCTTGTGGGACAAGCTGGCAGCGGTGTCGGCAGCGTGGATGGAGGAAAAGCAGGCGGCGGAAAAAGGCTTTTCGCTGGGGCGGTTTGAGCGTGGTTTTCTGGAACAATGTGCCGGGTTTGCGCTGGTGTGGCAGGGCGAACGGCTGGTGGCGTTTGCCAGCGTGACGCCGGATTTCGCTGAGCATAGCGAATACCGCATTGATTTGATGCGCCATCTGGCGGATGCACCGGGTGGGACGATGGATTTCCTGTTCGTCAGCCTGATGCAGCACGCGGCGGCGGCGGGCTATGCGTGGTTTGATCTGGGGGTAGCGCCGCTGGCGGGGGTAGGGGAAAGTGCTTGGTCACGGCGTGAGGAACGGTTGATCCGGCTGGTGTACCAGTACGGCAACCATTTCTACAATTTCAAGGGTTTGCGCGATTATAAAAACAAGTTCAACCCGCAGTGGCGCAGTTTGTATCTGGCCTATCCGCGTCGGGCATCGCTGGCATCGATCCTGCTGGATGTGGCGGCGCTGGTGGCGGGCGGCTACCGGCAGGTGCTGATGAAATGA
- a CDS encoding amino acid permease: MNPTHTLPRAFYGSIILTSLLYLFITVTVISVEPLQHIADIKETVLAEAARPLLGDTGYRLIAIAAMFSTLAAITVTLYGINRLGHELARERELPAFMLATSGWKPLLLRLLLFSSVAIVLANTLDINTTAILASGLFLLVFGVVNAAALELAEPIGANRWLPLLGALSAFFALTALLLFAMHSLPNAALVLLDTLLAALMYRTLYRIYASKTSR; encoded by the coding sequence ATTAACCCTACCCACACATTACCACGTGCCTTTTACGGCTCCATCATCCTGACCAGCCTGCTGTACCTGTTCATCACTGTGACCGTGATCAGTGTGGAACCCCTGCAACATATCGCCGACATCAAGGAAACCGTGCTGGCGGAAGCCGCCCGCCCATTGCTGGGCGATACCGGCTACCGGCTGATCGCCATCGCTGCCATGTTTTCTACCCTGGCAGCCATTACCGTCACGCTTTATGGCATCAACCGGCTTGGGCATGAACTCGCCCGTGAACGGGAATTGCCCGCTTTCATGCTGGCAACCAGCGGCTGGAAACCCTTACTGTTACGCCTGTTACTGTTCAGCAGTGTTGCCATCGTGCTGGCTAACACCCTGGACATAAACACAACCGCCATTCTGGCCAGTGGCTTGTTCCTGCTGGTGTTTGGCGTGGTCAATGCCGCTGCACTGGAGCTTGCTGAACCGATCGGAGCTAACCGCTGGCTACCTTTATTGGGTGCACTGTCTGCCTTCTTTGCCCTGACCGCCCTGCTGCTGTTTGCCATGCATAGCCTGCCCAATGCTGCACTGGTGTTGCTGGATACCCTACTGGCGGCATTGATGTACCGAACCCTGTACCGGATTTACGCCAGCAAAACCTCCCGCTGA
- a CDS encoding alpha/beta hydrolase: MRHYWQIVGYFWRYLWWLLTSSAAFEAGHVDWHGARIHYTVYGEGKPLVLLHGGLSNRLSWFAQVPGLVAAGWRVVLVDTRGHGKSTLGDALLSYELFAQDVLQVLERLQIAHTDLLGWSDGGIIALLLGRDAPQRVGRIVAVSANFDASGLTQEALAELQPDTQRDPLKRQIHRLWHHGPRLLRADLQAIHAPVLVVVGERDVITLEHSAQLAWWLGDGRLVVIPGAGHAAPVTHADAVAALVGGFLGETGKPAG, translated from the coding sequence ATGAGGCATTACTGGCAAATAGTAGGGTATTTCTGGCGTTACCTGTGGTGGTTGCTGACCTCATCCGCCGCGTTTGAAGCAGGGCATGTTGACTGGCACGGGGCGCGTATCCATTACACGGTTTACGGCGAGGGCAAGCCGCTGGTGCTGCTGCACGGTGGTCTGAGCAACCGCTTGAGCTGGTTTGCGCAAGTGCCGGGGCTGGTGGCAGCAGGTTGGCGGGTGGTGTTGGTGGATACACGCGGGCATGGCAAGTCCACCCTCGGTGATGCTTTGCTGAGCTATGAGCTGTTTGCGCAGGATGTGCTGCAAGTGCTGGAGCGTTTGCAGATTGCCCACACCGACCTGCTGGGCTGGAGTGATGGCGGCATTATTGCCCTGCTGCTGGGGCGGGATGCACCGCAACGGGTGGGCAGGATCGTGGCGGTCAGTGCCAATTTCGATGCTTCCGGCCTGACCCAAGAGGCATTGGCGGAGTTGCAGCCGGACACGCAGCGCGACCCACTCAAACGGCAAATCCACCGTTTGTGGCATCACGGCCCGCGCTTGTTGCGGGCGGATTTGCAGGCGATCCACGCCCCAGTGTTGGTGGTGGTGGGGGAGCGTGATGTGATCACGCTGGAACATTCGGCGCAATTGGCGTGGTGGTTGGGGGATGGGCGGCTGGTGGTCATTCCGGGGGCAGGCCATGCCGCGCCTGTGACCCATGCTGACGCGGTGGCGGCGCTGGTGGGCGGGTTTCTGGGGGAAACAGGCAAGCCCGCTGGGTAA